Proteins from a genomic interval of Chryseobacterium indologenes:
- a CDS encoding pseudouridylate synthase, translating into MLEILYRDEYIIAINKPSGLLVHKSFYAGEADTYAIQELRNQIGQKVYPVHRLDRKTSGVLLFTLDKETLRMMSERFATREVEKKYIAILRGWAKEEETIDYDLINENEVKQNAITYYHLLQKSEIDLPFLKHQTSRYCLVEAIPETGRFHQLRKHFKHILHPILGCRKHGCNKQNKLWLQTFDINKMTLHAHQLIFNHPVTNEKMILNATVDEEFKRVGDILNFDLSQYS; encoded by the coding sequence ATGTTAGAAATTCTTTATCGCGACGAGTACATTATTGCCATCAACAAACCCAGCGGACTATTGGTACACAAGTCTTTTTACGCCGGAGAAGCCGATACCTATGCTATTCAGGAACTCAGAAATCAAATCGGGCAAAAGGTATATCCTGTACATCGTTTAGACCGTAAAACTTCAGGGGTTTTGTTGTTTACCTTAGATAAAGAAACGCTTAGAATGATGAGCGAACGTTTTGCAACCCGGGAAGTGGAAAAAAAATATATCGCCATTCTGCGTGGCTGGGCGAAAGAAGAAGAAACCATTGATTATGATTTGATTAATGAAAATGAAGTGAAGCAGAATGCCATTACCTATTATCATCTTTTACAAAAATCAGAAATCGATTTACCCTTTTTAAAACATCAGACTTCAAGATATTGTTTAGTGGAAGCCATTCCTGAAACGGGACGGTTTCATCAGTTGAGAAAGCATTTCAAACATATTTTACACCCAATTTTAGGCTGTCGCAAGCACGGCTGCAATAAACAGAATAAATTGTGGCTTCAAACATTTGATATTAACAAAATGACGCTTCACGCTCATCAGTTGATTTTTAATCATCCTGTTACCAACGAAAAAATGATACTGAATGCTACAGTAGATGAAGAGTTCAAAAGAGTAGGAGATATTTTGAATTTTGACTTGAGTCAGTATTCTTAA
- a CDS encoding DUF445 domain-containing protein, with amino-acid sequence MNDEAKRKQLRKYKGFATGLFVLMAVIFIVTTILQKSNPSHWIGYVRAFAEAAMVGALADWFAVTALFRHPLGLPIPHTNLIENSKQKLGDNLGSFVVSNFLSPQNIRPYIQKIKVSSFVGEWLGKEKNQDILIRNLSDIVLDILNKLDDSVVSQFISKKVSEMTDDIKLNKVVGNGINYILEKNDHQRIITNLSKQIKDYIIENDEMIKDRVKKGSYSFIPSFVDNKIADKIADGLADFFKEIEEDSQHDVRKLITQKIYEFSVDLKEDPKWEDEFKTIKSGLLKNDKLEEYSNDIWVSIKKTLMKELQEEHSALKNYLLKNLSEFSQNLKTDENLQNKIDHWVRVTAYKYILRNTHQFGNLISTTVGNWQGKELSEKLELEVGKDLQFIRVNGTLVGGLVGLLIYTVSHFFI; translated from the coding sequence ATGAATGACGAAGCAAAAAGAAAACAACTCAGAAAATACAAAGGATTTGCCACGGGATTATTTGTTCTGATGGCAGTTATTTTCATTGTTACGACCATTTTACAGAAGTCTAATCCTTCACATTGGATCGGGTATGTACGTGCTTTTGCAGAAGCAGCCATGGTCGGGGCCCTGGCAGACTGGTTTGCTGTAACGGCTTTATTTCGTCATCCGCTGGGCCTTCCTATTCCTCACACCAATCTGATTGAAAACAGCAAGCAAAAGCTGGGAGATAATCTGGGAAGTTTTGTTGTCAGCAACTTTCTTTCACCACAAAATATTCGGCCGTATATTCAAAAAATTAAAGTATCCAGCTTTGTGGGAGAATGGTTGGGCAAAGAAAAAAATCAGGATATCCTGATCAGGAACCTTTCAGATATTGTTCTGGACATTCTCAATAAGCTGGATGACTCTGTGGTCAGTCAGTTTATCAGCAAAAAAGTTTCCGAGATGACGGATGATATCAAACTCAACAAAGTCGTTGGAAACGGGATCAATTACATTCTGGAAAAAAATGATCATCAGAGAATCATCACCAATCTTTCTAAGCAGATCAAGGATTATATTATTGAAAATGATGAAATGATCAAAGACCGGGTGAAGAAAGGAAGTTATTCATTCATTCCCTCGTTTGTCGATAATAAGATTGCAGATAAAATTGCAGACGGACTGGCTGATTTTTTCAAGGAGATTGAAGAAGATTCCCAACACGATGTACGAAAACTGATTACTCAAAAAATTTATGAATTTTCCGTTGACCTTAAAGAAGATCCAAAGTGGGAAGATGAATTTAAAACGATTAAAAGCGGTCTGCTGAAAAATGATAAACTGGAAGAATATTCTAATGACATCTGGGTTTCTATCAAAAAAACACTGATGAAAGAACTGCAGGAAGAGCATTCAGCACTGAAAAATTATCTGTTGAAAAACCTTAGCGAATTTTCACAAAACTTAAAAACAGATGAGAATCTTCAGAATAAAATTGATCATTGGGTCCGGGTAACAGCTTATAAATATATTCTTCGGAATACCCATCAGTTTGGAAACCTCATCAGTACCACTGTTGGAAACTGGCAGGGAAAAGAGCTGAGTGAAAAACTGGAACTGGAAGTAGGAAAAGACCTGCAGTTTATCCGGGTCAACGGAACTCTGGTAGGTGGTTTGGTGGGACTGCTGATTTATACTGTTTCTCATTTCTTCATTTAA
- a CDS encoding GNAT family N-acetyltransferase yields MENFPILKTERLILSQLEEKDIPFIVEFLQHRIYSDFTSNIPYPYTENDAQSWVKMAQEAFEENSGYTFGIRNKNGQIMGAIGLHDREDDKAELGYWIGIPYWNKGYVTEAANAILEFGFKKLGFNKIFATHLPHNPASGKIMEKIGMEKEAVLKQEVKKDAEYFDLILYSIFKNEH; encoded by the coding sequence ATGGAAAATTTTCCCATATTAAAAACAGAAAGACTAATCCTTTCCCAGCTGGAAGAAAAAGATATTCCTTTCATCGTTGAATTTCTTCAGCATAGAATCTATTCTGATTTTACATCCAATATTCCTTATCCTTACACGGAAAATGACGCTCAGTCATGGGTGAAAATGGCTCAGGAAGCTTTTGAGGAAAATTCAGGATATACTTTTGGTATCAGAAATAAAAACGGGCAGATTATGGGAGCTATCGGTCTTCATGACCGCGAAGATGATAAAGCAGAATTGGGATACTGGATAGGAATTCCCTACTGGAATAAAGGATATGTCACGGAAGCTGCTAATGCCATCTTAGAATTTGGATTTAAAAAACTGGGCTTCAACAAAATTTTTGCAACCCATCTTCCACATAATCCTGCTTCAGGTAAAATCATGGAGAAGATCGGAATGGAGAAAGAAGCCGTTTTAAAACAAGAGGTGAAAAAAGACGCAGAATATTTTGATCTTATCCTGTATTCTATTTTTAAAAACGAACATTAA
- the msrB gene encoding peptide-methionine (R)-S-oxide reductase MsrB, with the protein MKFLISIIIFIFLSSCTEKHQPVKTSSMENTDAKNNPYYSRTDTTKLNISNEEWKKILAPDLYAISREAATERAFTGKYNEFDEVGDYYCAVCGNHLFRSTSKFSSSCGWPSFFEADKEGVYYKRDQTYGMERVEVLCKRCDSHLGHVFDDGPKPTGLRYCMNSISLEFVADSQE; encoded by the coding sequence ATGAAATTTTTAATTTCAATCATCATATTCATTTTTCTGTCATCATGTACAGAGAAACATCAACCCGTTAAAACTTCTTCTATGGAAAATACAGATGCAAAAAACAATCCATACTATTCAAGAACTGATACAACCAAACTAAACATTTCCAACGAAGAATGGAAAAAAATACTCGCTCCGGATTTATATGCAATCTCCCGGGAAGCAGCAACAGAGAGGGCTTTCACCGGAAAATACAATGAATTCGATGAAGTAGGAGATTATTATTGTGCCGTATGTGGAAACCATTTGTTCCGTTCTACCTCTAAATTTTCAAGCAGCTGCGGATGGCCCAGCTTTTTCGAAGCCGATAAGGAAGGTGTATATTATAAAAGAGATCAAACCTACGGAATGGAAAGGGTAGAAGTACTTTGCAAAAGATGCGACTCCCATCTCGGACATGTTTTTGATGATGGTCCAAAGCCCACAGGATTGCGCTATTGCATGAATTCTATAAGCCTTGAATTTGTAGCGGATTCGCAAGAATAA
- a CDS encoding type III pantothenate kinase, with amino-acid sequence MNSIVINVGNSNIRFGLFNGDNCDISWVINTKPYRTADELYVQMLMLYQTYKIEPKEIDKVIIGSVVPQLTKVMSSGIKKIHGIAPVIVDRNTPSAVQAKSKQMGTDIYANLVAAHNLYPDRKKIVIDFGTALTASCVAETGETLGVIIAPGIVTSLNSLIHQTAQLPDIELKKPKSVLGLDTVTCMQSGMVYGFLGMVEGFVNRINDEVNDDCFVVATGGVSHVYKPLTDKIHVMDRLHTLKGLYFLGKDL; translated from the coding sequence ATGAATTCAATTGTAATAAACGTAGGGAACAGCAATATCAGATTTGGTCTTTTTAACGGAGACAACTGTGACATTTCATGGGTGATCAATACCAAACCCTACAGAACCGCAGATGAACTGTATGTTCAGATGCTGATGCTTTACCAGACCTATAAAATTGAGCCTAAAGAAATTGATAAAGTGATTATCGGATCAGTGGTACCCCAGCTTACCAAAGTGATGAGCTCAGGTATTAAAAAAATCCACGGAATCGCTCCTGTTATTGTTGACAGAAATACACCTTCAGCAGTACAAGCAAAATCAAAACAAATGGGGACGGATATTTATGCCAACCTTGTAGCGGCTCATAATCTCTATCCGGACAGAAAAAAAATTGTTATTGACTTTGGAACGGCCCTTACAGCTAGCTGTGTCGCTGAAACAGGGGAAACACTGGGAGTTATTATCGCTCCGGGAATTGTTACTTCTTTAAATTCTCTGATTCATCAAACCGCTCAACTTCCGGATATTGAGCTTAAAAAACCCAAATCCGTTCTCGGGCTGGATACGGTAACCTGCATGCAAAGCGGTATGGTATATGGCTTTCTGGGAATGGTAGAAGGTTTTGTCAACCGTATCAATGATGAGGTGAATGACGATTGCTTTGTGGTTGCAACAGGTGGTGTTTCCCATGTGTATAAGCCTTTGACAGATAAAATCCATGTGATGGACAGGCTTCATACGCTTAAAGGACTGTATTTTCTCGGAAAAGACCTGTAA
- a CDS encoding YdeI/OmpD-associated family protein gives MEKYSSKIDAYIEKSQDFAKPVLQYIRETVHEFCPDVEETMKWSFPHFIYKGKNLCAMASFKQHCTFGFWLEKEMKTMQEITQNIEKNSMFSLGKITRTEDLPSKPQLKKAIKEAMELTDMGITMKKAAPSKTEIEIPDYFQTALNAHEKALDVFKNGSPSFRKEYITWITEAKTEATRNKRMEQALEWIAEGKGRNWKYERK, from the coding sequence ATGGAAAAATACAGTTCAAAAATTGATGCGTATATCGAAAAATCACAGGATTTCGCAAAGCCGGTTTTACAGTATATCCGGGAAACCGTTCACGAGTTCTGTCCCGATGTGGAAGAAACAATGAAATGGAGTTTTCCGCACTTTATCTATAAAGGGAAAAATCTATGTGCTATGGCTTCTTTCAAACAGCATTGCACCTTTGGATTCTGGCTGGAAAAGGAAATGAAAACCATGCAGGAGATCACGCAGAATATTGAAAAGAATTCGATGTTCAGCCTTGGAAAAATTACCCGAACTGAAGATCTTCCATCCAAACCTCAGCTTAAAAAAGCTATTAAAGAGGCTATGGAACTTACAGATATGGGGATTACCATGAAGAAAGCCGCTCCGTCCAAAACGGAGATAGAAATTCCGGACTATTTTCAGACTGCACTGAACGCCCATGAAAAAGCTCTGGATGTTTTTAAAAATGGATCGCCCTCCTTCAGAAAAGAATACATTACCTGGATTACGGAAGCCAAAACAGAGGCTACCAGAAATAAAAGAATGGAACAGGCTTTGGAATGGATTGCTGAAGGGAAAGGAAGAAACTGGAAGTATGAAAGAAAATAA
- a CDS encoding nucleoside deaminase produces the protein MFTDEYYMKMALQEAEAALEKDEVPIGCVVVSNNRIIARAHNLTETLNDVTAHAEMQAITSAANFLGGKYLKDCTLYVTMEPCVMCSGALSWSQISKVVIGARDEQRGFINKHLSLHPKTELVTGIMETECSSIVKEFFKSKR, from the coding sequence ATGTTTACCGACGAATATTATATGAAAATGGCCCTGCAGGAAGCAGAAGCCGCCCTGGAAAAAGATGAGGTTCCTATCGGATGTGTGGTTGTTTCCAATAATCGGATTATTGCAAGAGCCCACAATCTCACAGAAACACTGAATGATGTAACTGCGCATGCAGAAATGCAGGCCATCACCTCTGCCGCCAATTTTCTGGGAGGAAAATATTTAAAAGATTGTACTCTGTATGTTACCATGGAGCCCTGCGTAATGTGTTCCGGAGCTCTTTCCTGGTCACAGATATCCAAAGTAGTAATCGGAGCAAGGGACGAACAGAGGGGTTTTATCAACAAACACCTTTCTTTACATCCGAAAACGGAACTTGTAACGGGTATAATGGAAACAGAATGCTCCTCTATCGTTAAAGAATTTTTTAAAAGTAAAAGATAA
- a CDS encoding patatin-like phospholipase family protein: MKKTTILSLDGGGIRGIITCIILRYIEEQLQYYDKPSAKLGDYFDLVAGSSTGGLIASIILCPDETRKAKYSIQKGLELYAEKGGDIFQVSFWEKLVNPFGLLNERISQDSLQKNLNDFFGNLELKELIKPCLITSYDIENRRAKIFNSWKAHLSTDNFYVKDICRATSAAPTYFCPVQIKSMYGQIFSLIDGGMFANNPALCAYAEARKIPFAEVLKNHQKANHPGVNDMIIVSIGTGIEARPYSFKRLEKAGKIGWVNPIIDILMSANAETVDYQLGQMFQTLGLRNQKNYYRLNPSLKNASPAMDNVRRSNIENLIQAGLSYIDDNREVLNQIVQKLIKNKI; encoded by the coding sequence ATGAAAAAGACAACCATTCTTTCTTTGGACGGGGGTGGAATAAGAGGTATCATCACCTGCATTATTCTACGCTACATAGAAGAACAGCTCCAGTATTATGATAAACCGAGCGCCAAACTCGGAGATTATTTTGATCTGGTAGCAGGCAGCAGTACCGGAGGGCTGATTGCATCTATTATTCTATGTCCCGATGAAACCCGAAAAGCAAAGTATTCTATCCAGAAAGGATTAGAATTGTATGCAGAAAAGGGCGGCGATATTTTCCAGGTTTCCTTTTGGGAAAAACTGGTCAATCCTTTTGGATTATTGAATGAAAGAATCTCTCAGGATTCACTTCAAAAAAACCTGAATGATTTTTTTGGAAATTTAGAACTTAAAGAATTAATAAAACCATGTTTAATAACAAGTTATGATATAGAAAACAGACGGGCAAAGATCTTCAACTCATGGAAAGCACATCTCAGTACAGATAATTTTTATGTAAAAGATATTTGCAGGGCCACTTCAGCTGCTCCTACCTACTTCTGCCCCGTACAGATCAAATCTATGTACGGACAGATCTTCAGCCTGATAGACGGAGGTATGTTTGCCAATAATCCTGCACTCTGTGCTTATGCCGAAGCTCGCAAAATTCCTTTTGCCGAGGTTTTAAAAAACCATCAGAAAGCCAACCATCCCGGGGTAAATGATATGATTATCGTATCGATCGGGACAGGAATTGAAGCGAGGCCTTATTCTTTCAAAAGATTGGAAAAGGCAGGAAAAATAGGCTGGGTGAATCCTATTATTGATATTCTGATGTCTGCTAATGCAGAAACTGTAGATTATCAGCTTGGCCAGATGTTTCAGACATTGGGTTTACGGAATCAGAAGAATTATTACCGCTTAAATCCATCATTAAAAAACGCTTCTCCTGCCATGGATAACGTAAGACGGTCAAATATTGAAAACCTGATCCAGGCCGGATTGAGCTATATTGATGACAACAGAGAGGTATTGAACCAAATTGTTCAAAAACTGATCAAAAACAAAATATAA
- a CDS encoding WYL domain-containing protein: protein MKKDFYLTRYALIIKRLESSPATYSQLESYLLNSFEFQDADIKSYSIRTLQRDIREISDLFNLSIHNKKKGDNRYYIESRPIMEVDEYNQKLLESFQVSNALNLHPDFSDFIFFESRKPTGVEHFYDLFFAIRNKRVVTFEHYNYKNKLMTSRKVHPLALKESKDRWYLIAIDTKDKALKSFGLDRINYLDVDKSKFREKYNYNFREHFKNAFGVMNLTEQKPEKIVLKCSRHQGEYIRSFPLHQSQKETKETTEEIYFEFFLHPTYDFMQEILSYGKEVTVLEPKCLVDDIRTHLQESLNRYLES from the coding sequence ATGAAAAAAGATTTTTACCTGACAAGATATGCCTTAATTATAAAAAGATTGGAAAGTTCTCCGGCTACCTATTCACAGCTGGAGAGCTATCTGTTAAACTCTTTTGAATTTCAGGATGCGGACATCAAGAGCTACTCTATCCGTACCTTGCAGAGGGATATCCGTGAGATTTCTGATCTTTTTAACCTGTCTATTCATAATAAGAAAAAAGGAGACAACCGTTACTATATCGAAAGCCGTCCGATCATGGAAGTGGATGAATACAATCAAAAATTGTTGGAGTCTTTCCAGGTAAGTAATGCATTGAATCTTCATCCTGACTTTTCAGATTTTATTTTCTTTGAAAGCCGAAAACCAACAGGAGTGGAACACTTTTACGATCTGTTTTTTGCTATCCGTAACAAAAGAGTCGTTACTTTTGAACATTACAATTACAAGAACAAGCTGATGACTTCCCGCAAAGTTCATCCTCTAGCTCTGAAAGAATCAAAGGACAGATGGTACCTGATTGCGATTGACACCAAAGATAAAGCATTAAAATCTTTTGGATTAGACAGAATCAATTATCTGGATGTAGACAAAAGCAAATTCAGGGAAAAATATAATTACAATTTCAGGGAGCATTTCAAAAACGCTTTCGGAGTGATGAATCTTACGGAGCAAAAACCTGAAAAAATTGTATTAAAGTGTAGTCGTCATCAGGGAGAATATATCAGGAGCTTCCCTCTTCATCAATCCCAAAAAGAGACCAAGGAAACGACCGAAGAGATTTATTTTGAATTCTTTCTTCATCCTACTTATGACTTTATGCAGGAGATCTTATCTTACGGAAAGGAAGTAACTGTTTTAGAACCTAAATGTTTAGTTGATGACATCCGTACCCATCTTCAGGAATCCTTAAACCGTTATCTTGAAAGCTGA
- a CDS encoding quinone-dependent dihydroorotate dehydrogenase, translated as MYKSLIRPILFKFDPEDVHHFTFSMLKNFGFLTQLFFPKPIEDKRLEREVFGLKFKNPVGLAAGFDKNAVLFNELADLGFGFVEIGTVTPRAQAGNPRKRLFRLIEDGGIINRMGFNNDGLEAAIEKLKSNKGKIIIGGNIGKNTDTSPENYTQDYLDCFEGLHPHVDYFVLNVSCPNVGSHAKLEDVDYLRELITEVKKINQSKSVQKPILLKIAPDLNNTQLDEIVELIAETKIDGVIVSNTSVNREGLKTSAEVLQQIGNGGLSGKPIRERSTKMIRYISEKSNRAFPIIGVGGIHSAKDAMEKLDAGASLVQLYTGFIYEGPELINEINKEILKRASRLPR; from the coding sequence ATGTACAAATCGCTCATTCGTCCGATTCTTTTTAAATTCGATCCCGAGGATGTTCATCACTTTACATTTTCGATGCTTAAGAATTTTGGATTTCTTACCCAATTATTTTTCCCAAAACCTATTGAAGACAAACGTCTGGAAAGAGAAGTTTTCGGATTGAAATTTAAAAATCCAGTTGGATTGGCAGCCGGGTTTGATAAAAATGCGGTTTTATTCAATGAATTGGCAGACTTAGGATTCGGGTTTGTTGAAATCGGAACGGTGACGCCAAGAGCTCAGGCGGGAAATCCAAGAAAAAGATTGTTTCGTCTGATAGAGGATGGAGGAATCATCAACAGAATGGGATTCAACAACGATGGTCTTGAAGCGGCCATTGAAAAACTGAAATCCAATAAGGGAAAAATAATCATCGGAGGAAACATCGGAAAAAATACAGATACAAGCCCGGAAAACTATACCCAGGATTATCTGGACTGTTTTGAAGGCCTTCATCCTCATGTAGACTATTTTGTCCTGAATGTAAGCTGCCCGAATGTAGGAAGCCACGCCAAACTTGAAGATGTGGACTATCTGCGTGAGTTGATTACGGAAGTAAAGAAAATCAATCAGTCAAAGTCTGTTCAGAAGCCAATCCTCCTGAAAATTGCTCCGGATCTTAATAACACGCAGTTGGATGAAATCGTTGAGCTGATTGCAGAAACCAAAATAGATGGAGTCATTGTTTCCAACACCTCTGTAAACAGAGAAGGATTGAAAACTTCAGCTGAAGTACTGCAACAAATAGGCAACGGCGGTTTAAGCGGAAAGCCGATTCGTGAGAGAAGTACAAAAATGATCAGATATATCTCTGAAAAAAGCAACAGGGCGTTCCCGATCATTGGAGTAGGAGGAATTCATTCTGCAAAAGATGCGATGGAAAAGCTGGATGCAGGAGCAAGTCTTGTTCAGTTATATACCGGATTTATCTATGAAGGCCCGGAACTGATCAACGAAATTAATAAAGAGATTTTAAAAAGAGCAAGCAGATTGCCGAGATAA
- a CDS encoding glycine--tRNA ligase: MAKQEDVFKKVISHAKEYGFIFPSSEIYDGLSAVYDYGQNGAELKNNIKQYWWKAMVQLNENIVGIDSAILMHPTTWKASGHVDAFNDPLIDNKDSKKRFRADVLVEDYCAKIEDKENKEIEKAAKRFGDAFDKDQFVATNPKILEYRAKREAILSRLAKSLENEDLADVKALIEELEIADPDTGSKNWTEVRQFNLMFGTKLGASADSAMDLYLRPETAQGIFVNYLNVQKTSRHKLPFGIAQIGKAFRNEIVARQFIFRMREFEQMEMQFFVAPGTELEFYEQWKQKRLNWHLALGLGNDNYRFHDHEKLAHYANAAADIEFNFPFGFKELEGIHSRTDFDLKAHEKFSGRKLQFFDPERNENYVPYVVETSVGLDRLFLSIFSHCLKDEVLEDGSERTVLSLPPALAPIKAAILPLMKKDGLAEYAEKIFNDLKYDFNLFYEEKDAIGKRYRRQDAIGTPYCITVDHDSLTDHTVTIRDRDTMQQERVPVSELRRIIDEKTNFRNLLSKI; this comes from the coding sequence ATGGCAAAGCAAGAAGATGTTTTCAAGAAAGTGATTTCTCACGCTAAAGAATATGGTTTTATTTTCCCATCGAGTGAGATCTATGATGGTTTATCCGCTGTTTATGATTATGGACAGAACGGGGCCGAACTTAAAAATAATATCAAACAATACTGGTGGAAGGCTATGGTACAGCTTAACGAAAATATTGTGGGTATTGATTCGGCAATTTTGATGCACCCAACAACATGGAAGGCATCAGGCCACGTAGATGCTTTCAACGATCCATTGATTGACAATAAAGATTCTAAGAAACGTTTCAGAGCAGATGTTTTGGTGGAAGATTATTGTGCTAAAATTGAAGATAAAGAGAACAAAGAAATTGAAAAAGCAGCGAAGAGATTCGGGGATGCTTTTGATAAAGACCAGTTTGTAGCTACAAATCCAAAAATTCTGGAATACAGAGCAAAGAGAGAGGCTATCCTTTCAAGATTGGCCAAATCATTGGAAAATGAAGATCTTGCGGATGTAAAAGCTTTGATTGAAGAGCTTGAAATTGCTGATCCTGATACGGGTTCTAAAAACTGGACGGAAGTAAGACAGTTCAACTTAATGTTCGGAACTAAGCTTGGAGCTTCTGCCGACAGTGCTATGGATCTTTATTTAAGACCGGAAACGGCTCAGGGTATTTTTGTGAATTACCTGAACGTTCAGAAAACGTCTCGTCATAAGCTTCCTTTTGGTATTGCCCAAATTGGTAAAGCTTTTAGAAACGAGATTGTTGCGAGACAGTTTATCTTCAGAATGCGTGAGTTTGAACAAATGGAAATGCAGTTCTTTGTAGCTCCGGGTACAGAACTTGAATTCTACGAACAATGGAAACAAAAACGTCTGAACTGGCACTTAGCGTTAGGTTTGGGTAATGACAATTACAGATTCCATGATCACGAGAAGCTTGCTCATTATGCGAATGCTGCGGCAGATATTGAGTTTAACTTCCCATTCGGTTTCAAGGAGCTTGAAGGTATTCACTCCAGAACAGACTTTGATCTGAAGGCCCATGAGAAATTCTCAGGAAGAAAACTTCAATTCTTCGATCCTGAAAGAAATGAAAACTATGTTCCTTATGTAGTGGAAACTTCTGTAGGACTAGACAGATTATTCCTTTCTATTTTCTCACACTGCCTGAAAGACGAAGTATTGGAAGACGGTTCAGAAAGAACAGTTTTATCTTTACCGCCGGCTTTAGCACCAATTAAAGCAGCTATCCTTCCATTGATGAAGAAAGACGGTTTAGCTGAATACGCAGAGAAAATCTTTAATGACCTGAAATATGATTTCAACTTATTCTACGAAGAAAAAGATGCCATCGGTAAACGTTACAGAAGACAGGATGCTATTGGTACTCCTTACTGTATTACGGTTGACCATGATTCATTAACAGATCATACGGTGACCATCAGAGACAGAGACACAATGCAGCAGGAAAGAGTTCCTGTTTCAGAGTTGAGAAGAATCATTGATGAGAAAACCAATTTTAGAAACTTACTTTCAAAAATATAA
- a CDS encoding DUF2589 domain-containing protein, which produces MANLVQELNSLDFSVYIGGPMQAAIKAQHDASMSQVNFIKEVGFEGTGATSKLRYVDFVYKKTVPNPAQGNETPVQSQVTLSVPLLSMLTIPALRIDEMTIDFNAKLNSVETQNVSSEFQGSASLSAKFWKVKFNASASYKKTTSSTSTTEKTYTLGVHVKAVNDELPAGLARIMDMLEDAIVATAAPVTP; this is translated from the coding sequence ATGGCAAATTTAGTCCAAGAATTAAACAGTTTAGATTTCAGCGTTTACATCGGAGGTCCTATGCAGGCCGCTATTAAGGCACAGCATGACGCTTCTATGTCACAGGTAAATTTCATTAAAGAAGTTGGTTTTGAAGGAACCGGAGCTACATCAAAGCTCAGATACGTAGATTTTGTATACAAAAAAACAGTACCAAATCCTGCTCAGGGCAATGAAACCCCTGTGCAGTCTCAGGTTACTTTAAGTGTTCCGCTACTTTCTATGCTCACGATTCCGGCTTTAAGAATTGATGAAATGACCATTGACTTTAATGCAAAATTAAATTCAGTAGAAACTCAGAATGTTTCCAGCGAGTTTCAGGGAAGTGCTTCTTTAAGTGCCAAATTTTGGAAAGTTAAATTCAACGCTTCTGCATCTTATAAAAAGACTACTTCAAGCACATCAACCACAGAAAAAACATACACTTTAGGAGTACATGTAAAAGCTGTCAATGATGAATTACCTGCAGGGCTTGCGAGAATTATGGACATGCTGGAAGACGCTATTGTTGCTACAGCAGCTCCGGTAACTCCTTAA